From the genome of Monomorium pharaonis isolate MP-MQ-018 chromosome 2, ASM1337386v2, whole genome shotgun sequence, one region includes:
- the LOC105832750 gene encoding putative inositol monophosphatase 3 isoform X1, whose translation MYVYQVFCNCIEGLQSCHGDKLYHFTNWSHVFNSPVNGGMSVRTQRLLLCAFVLLGIIYLCTNRRANNKDVSVKQLLAAAIRAAEIGGLEVVTVHDQIKFKIESKGKTKEGVNDPVTAADYRSHCAMYRSLTEAFPGITVISEETSQDCDKIVVEDIKNSVKNLEGYDMSDDIVNVNDITIWIDPLDATKEFTENLLQYVSTMVCIAVKGQPIIGVIYKPFETRQNYSLFWTWSNHGVSRNLKNLPKLISVEQVKDNKTPILIVSLSHAGQVKNSSKVAFGDNIKIISAAGAGYKFLEVAAGNATAYVHTTAIKKWDICAGTAILSALGGTVTQLYDQQPIYFGANDAKVLTKGLLATMSEHAWYSEKFLHDFPSDSH comes from the exons atgtatgtgtatcaG GTGTTCTGTAATTGCATTGAAGGCTTACAAAGTTGCCACGGTGATAAATTGTACCATTTCACTAACTGGTCGCACGTTTTTAATTCGCCAGTAAACGGCGGGATGAGCGTGCGTACACAGAGACTACTTCTATGTGCATTTGTACTCTTAGGCATCATTTACCTCTGCACAAACCGGCGTGCAAACAACAAAGATGTGTCTGTCAAGCAACTTCTTGCTGCTGCGATAAGAGCGGCGGAGATTGGGGGACTGGAAGTTGTGACAGTGCATGATCAAATCAAATTCAAGATAGAAAGCAAAGGCAAAACAAAGGAGG gCGTAAATGATCCAGTGACAGCAGCAGATTATAGATCTCACTGTGCCATGTATCGCTCTTTAACGGAAGCGTTTCCAGGAATTACTGTGATATCTGAGGAAACGTCGCAGGACTGTGATAAGATTGTAGTAGAGGATATTAAGAACTCTGTTAAAAATCTCGAAGGTTACGATATGAGTGACGACATTGTAAACGTTAATGATATTACAATTTGGATTGATCCTCTTGATGCCACCAAAGAGTTCACAG aaaatttactgCAATATGTATCTACTATGGTATGCATAGCTGTCAAGGGACAACCAATTATTGGTGTCATATATAAACCATTTGAGACCAGACAGAATTACAGTTTGTTCTGGACGTGGAGTAATCACGGAGTATCaagaaacttgaaaaatttaccCAAG CTAATCTCTGTTGAACAGGTAAAGGATAATAAAACACCTATCTTAATTGTGTCTCTTTCACATGCTGGACAAGTAAAAAATTCATCTAAAGTTGCCTTTGGCgacaacattaaaattatttctgctGCTGGTGCAG gatACAAATTTTTGGAAGTAGCTGCTGGTAATGCAACTGCCTATGTTCATACAACTGCTATCAAGAAATGGGATATATGTGCAGGCACTGCAATTCTTAG TGCTTTAGGAGGAACGGTAACACAGTTATATGATCAGCAACCAATCTATTTCGGTGCTAATGATGCCAAAGTACTTACAAAGGGTCTTTTAGCAACTATGAGTGAACACGCGTGGTATTCCGAAAAATTCTTACACGATTTTCCTTCCGATTCACATTAA
- the LOC105832750 gene encoding putative inositol monophosphatase 3 isoform X2 encodes MYVYQVFCNCIEGLQSCHGDKLYHFTNWSHVFNSPVNGGMSVRTQRLLLCAFVLLGIIYLCTNRRANNKDVSVKQLLAAAIRAAEIGGLEVVTVHDQIKFKIESKGKTKEGVNDPVTAADYRSHCAMYRSLTEAFPGITVISEETSQDCDKIVVEDIKNSVKNLEGYDMSDDIVNVNDITIWIDPLDATKEFTENLLQYVSTMVCIAVKGQPIIGVIYKPFETRQNYSLFWTWSNHGVSRNLKNLPKVKDNKTPILIVSLSHAGQVKNSSKVAFGDNIKIISAAGAGYKFLEVAAGNATAYVHTTAIKKWDICAGTAILSALGGTVTQLYDQQPIYFGANDAKVLTKGLLATMSEHAWYSEKFLHDFPSDSH; translated from the exons atgtatgtgtatcaG GTGTTCTGTAATTGCATTGAAGGCTTACAAAGTTGCCACGGTGATAAATTGTACCATTTCACTAACTGGTCGCACGTTTTTAATTCGCCAGTAAACGGCGGGATGAGCGTGCGTACACAGAGACTACTTCTATGTGCATTTGTACTCTTAGGCATCATTTACCTCTGCACAAACCGGCGTGCAAACAACAAAGATGTGTCTGTCAAGCAACTTCTTGCTGCTGCGATAAGAGCGGCGGAGATTGGGGGACTGGAAGTTGTGACAGTGCATGATCAAATCAAATTCAAGATAGAAAGCAAAGGCAAAACAAAGGAGG gCGTAAATGATCCAGTGACAGCAGCAGATTATAGATCTCACTGTGCCATGTATCGCTCTTTAACGGAAGCGTTTCCAGGAATTACTGTGATATCTGAGGAAACGTCGCAGGACTGTGATAAGATTGTAGTAGAGGATATTAAGAACTCTGTTAAAAATCTCGAAGGTTACGATATGAGTGACGACATTGTAAACGTTAATGATATTACAATTTGGATTGATCCTCTTGATGCCACCAAAGAGTTCACAG aaaatttactgCAATATGTATCTACTATGGTATGCATAGCTGTCAAGGGACAACCAATTATTGGTGTCATATATAAACCATTTGAGACCAGACAGAATTACAGTTTGTTCTGGACGTGGAGTAATCACGGAGTATCaagaaacttgaaaaatttaccCAAG GTAAAGGATAATAAAACACCTATCTTAATTGTGTCTCTTTCACATGCTGGACAAGTAAAAAATTCATCTAAAGTTGCCTTTGGCgacaacattaaaattatttctgctGCTGGTGCAG gatACAAATTTTTGGAAGTAGCTGCTGGTAATGCAACTGCCTATGTTCATACAACTGCTATCAAGAAATGGGATATATGTGCAGGCACTGCAATTCTTAG TGCTTTAGGAGGAACGGTAACACAGTTATATGATCAGCAACCAATCTATTTCGGTGCTAATGATGCCAAAGTACTTACAAAGGGTCTTTTAGCAACTATGAGTGAACACGCGTGGTATTCCGAAAAATTCTTACACGATTTTCCTTCCGATTCACATTAA
- the LOC105832750 gene encoding putative inositol monophosphatase 3 isoform X3, whose amino-acid sequence MSVRTQRLLLCAFVLLGIIYLCTNRRANNKDVSVKQLLAAAIRAAEIGGLEVVTVHDQIKFKIESKGKTKEGVNDPVTAADYRSHCAMYRSLTEAFPGITVISEETSQDCDKIVVEDIKNSVKNLEGYDMSDDIVNVNDITIWIDPLDATKEFTENLLQYVSTMVCIAVKGQPIIGVIYKPFETRQNYSLFWTWSNHGVSRNLKNLPKLISVEQVKDNKTPILIVSLSHAGQVKNSSKVAFGDNIKIISAAGAGYKFLEVAAGNATAYVHTTAIKKWDICAGTAILSALGGTVTQLYDQQPIYFGANDAKVLTKGLLATMSEHAWYSEKFLHDFPSDSH is encoded by the exons ATGAGCGTGCGTACACAGAGACTACTTCTATGTGCATTTGTACTCTTAGGCATCATTTACCTCTGCACAAACCGGCGTGCAAACAACAAAGATGTGTCTGTCAAGCAACTTCTTGCTGCTGCGATAAGAGCGGCGGAGATTGGGGGACTGGAAGTTGTGACAGTGCATGATCAAATCAAATTCAAGATAGAAAGCAAAGGCAAAACAAAGGAGG gCGTAAATGATCCAGTGACAGCAGCAGATTATAGATCTCACTGTGCCATGTATCGCTCTTTAACGGAAGCGTTTCCAGGAATTACTGTGATATCTGAGGAAACGTCGCAGGACTGTGATAAGATTGTAGTAGAGGATATTAAGAACTCTGTTAAAAATCTCGAAGGTTACGATATGAGTGACGACATTGTAAACGTTAATGATATTACAATTTGGATTGATCCTCTTGATGCCACCAAAGAGTTCACAG aaaatttactgCAATATGTATCTACTATGGTATGCATAGCTGTCAAGGGACAACCAATTATTGGTGTCATATATAAACCATTTGAGACCAGACAGAATTACAGTTTGTTCTGGACGTGGAGTAATCACGGAGTATCaagaaacttgaaaaatttaccCAAG CTAATCTCTGTTGAACAGGTAAAGGATAATAAAACACCTATCTTAATTGTGTCTCTTTCACATGCTGGACAAGTAAAAAATTCATCTAAAGTTGCCTTTGGCgacaacattaaaattatttctgctGCTGGTGCAG gatACAAATTTTTGGAAGTAGCTGCTGGTAATGCAACTGCCTATGTTCATACAACTGCTATCAAGAAATGGGATATATGTGCAGGCACTGCAATTCTTAG TGCTTTAGGAGGAACGGTAACACAGTTATATGATCAGCAACCAATCTATTTCGGTGCTAATGATGCCAAAGTACTTACAAAGGGTCTTTTAGCAACTATGAGTGAACACGCGTGGTATTCCGAAAAATTCTTACACGATTTTCCTTCCGATTCACATTAA